A single window of Drosophila suzukii chromosome 3, CBGP_Dsuzu_IsoJpt1.0, whole genome shotgun sequence DNA harbors:
- the Nf1 gene encoding neurofibromin isoform X1 yields the protein MTQKPGEWASALLARFEDQLPNRIGAYGTQARMSQDQLVACLIHISRYRFSLVISGLTKMLQRVNEAALQNRHEPERCYFESLVIILTTLERCLTNQTKDTARFEEAMNVKLLLREISQFVDVQSDNNPNAAQLKALASKVLFALSQNHFSAVFNRISARIQELTSCSEENPDYNDIELIQHIDMDMIKLTKLLQETITKFRSKRAPPLILLYSLEKAIWNWIEYHPQEFQDLQRGTNRDISTCWEPLMDFVEYFKTENKKSKTLVWPLQMLLLILNPSCLEAVVNELQQSEKEKEKDKEKVASKSAQSTSRDKDFSAKQFIESIKRGLGQHSPSKQVTESSAIACVKLCKASTYINNTDSNNVVFKLVQFFINDLKALLFNPAKPFSRGQGYNFADIELMIDCWVSCFRINPHNIEALKVCLNLSSPQAYHFVIVCSLLRLAHIYVDFRLQNKNPFRIVNQPRLPWWPQTDVVHYRSAELRALFTDTLNKATQGYIAHTPLRYITSLTLKSKDTQKGLTRAEEGPAHKMLLLLLVRLIHADPTLLLNTQGKVAHEVQSSTLELINGLVSLVHQTTMPDVAQEAMEALLALHAPEKIEIWNPEAPINTFWDVSSQVLFSISQKLIQHQIANYTDVLKWLREILICRNTFLQRHKDYAHVGSQIAICKQAHIKMEVVFFMYLWSVDLDAVLTSLSCFGLLCEEAEICCSSDELTVGFIMPNYHIYQELAQLSTSATDSRICFFDNTHGNVLSRLTLQKRIMTLLRKIEHCVHGVQPAWEETFRNWEVSSKVLQTYPKCKGEDGQAEVFHRGMGKRRASHQSSEHDLEEQINEWANMTWFLLALGGVCLHKRSSSRQILLQQSQNNASLGSLAQNSLYSSSTSSGHGSLHPSTVSLSTLPPAPPQDVSYCPVTQFVGQLLRLLVCSNEKIGLNIQKNVKELVGEEMSTQLYPILFDQVRAIVEKFFDQQGQVNVNVTDINTQFIEHTIYIMKSILDPKASKDLNNDQPSPSEHLGVTSIEGMMLGIVRYVRHLDMTVYAIRIKTKLCQLVEVMMKRRDDLAFRQEMKFRNKLVEYLTDWVMGTSHQIAPPSSADAAILTNTSLIFRDLDQACMEAVAALLRGLPLQPEESDRGDLMDAKSALFLKYFTLFMNLLNDCIDSSEAEKEMNNTPLLPPRPRMAAGKLTALRNATILAMSNLLGANIDSGLMHSIDLGYNPDLQTRAAFMEVLTQILQQGTEFDTLAETVLADRFEQLVQLVTMISDKGELPIAMALANVVTTSQMDELARVLVTLFDAKHLLSPLLWNMFYREVEVSDCMQTLFRGNSLGSKIMAFCFKIYGASYLQMLLEPLIRPLLDEEEETCFEVDPARLDPTEDIEQHRNNLIALTQKVFDAIINSSDRFPPQLRSMCHCLYQVLSKRFPNLLQNNIGAVGTVIFLRFINPAIVSPQELGIVDKQVHSSAKRGLMLMSKILQNIANHVEFSKEQHMLCFNDFLRDHFEAGRRFFIQIASDCETVDQTSHSMSFISDANVLALHRLLWTHQEKIGDYLSSSRDHKAVGRRPFDKMATLLAYLGPPEHKPVDSHMMFSSYARWSSIDMSSTNFEEIMVKHQMHEKEEFKTLKSMNIFYQAGTSKSGYPVFYYIARRYKIGETNGDLLIYHVILTLKPFCHSPFEVVIDFTHTCSDNRFRTEFLQKWFYVLPTVAYENVHAVYIYNCNSWVREYTKFHDRILAPLKGNRKLLFLESPNKLTDFIDAEQQKLPGATLSLDEDLKVFSNALKLSHKDTKVAIKVGPTALQITSAEKTKVLAHSVLLNDVYYASEIEEVCLVDDNQFTLSITNESGQLSFIHNDCDNIVQAIIHIRNRWELSQPDSVTVHQKIRPKDVPGTLLNMALLNLGSCDPNLRTAAYNLLCALTATFDLKIEGQLLETQGLCIPSNNTIFIKSVSEKLATNEPHLTLEFLEESIQGFQRSTIELKHLCLEYMTPWLKNLVKFCKSNDDSKKLKVSQILDKLINLTIDQKEMYPSVQAKIWGSIGQIPELIDMVLDNFLHKSITYGLGSPQVEIMADTAVALASANVQLVSKKVITRMCRVMDKSCTNPTQYLEQHMMWDDIAILGRYLLMLSFNNCLDVATSVPYLFHTITFLVCSGSLSMRASTHGLVINIIHSLCTCTNPSFSEEAQRVLRLSLDEFSLPKFYLLFGISKVKSAAVTAFRSSCRHPTDKWLGNERVTQPLPADRERLSLPSLEVITDALLEIMEACMRDVPDCEWLNTWTSLARSFAFCYNPALQPRALIVYGCISKSVTDHEVKQLLRILVKALESFNDLILIEALVMCLTRIQPLLRPESPIHRALFWVAISVLQLDEITLYGAGLALLEQNLHTLKSQGCFDKKETIAEVMMKTREKLEWHFKQLDHAVGLSFRSNFHFALVGHLIKGFRHPTPTTVSRTSRVLTMLLGIIAKPLHRDKFEVTPDSVAYLTALVAVSEEVRSRCHVKHALPRWPADLSGSVENGEVASGVQAIGMPLSRRQKSWDILDQSALQFARQHKVPTLQNARVLFKTQRSFSVPTTKDPNNAAGIEERQERGSRSSVSNESNVLLDPEVLPDLSIQALVLTVLATLVKYSSDEGETRVLYQYLAEGSVVFPKVFPVIHSLLDQKINNILSVSHDQVVLNSVQSIIQNMLASEDPSQQQLHFLQSCGFGGLWRFAGPFTKYNMMGESSELFVNCLEAMVETCLPGDESAPVPPSPRPYNLSSSLSSLTLGSPTDKAFSSESLDFYDNCPGSVSSLRRASHSKSRAKHRINDSPSH from the exons ATGACCCAGAAGCCAGGCGAGTGGGCCAGTGCCCTTTTGGCCCGTTTTGAGGATCAG CTCCCGAACAGAATAGGAGCCTATGGCACCCAGGCCAGGATGAGCCAGGACCAGCTGGTGGCCTGTCTGATCCACATATCGCGCTACCGCTTCTCCCTGGTCATTTCCGGCCTCACCAAGATGCTTCAGAGGGTCAATGAGGCG GCCCTTCAAAATCGCCATGAGCCAGAGCGTTGCTACTTCGAATCCCTGGTCATCATACTGACCACCCTGGAGCGCTGTTTGACCAACCAGACCAAGGACACCGCCCGCTTCGAGGAGGCCATGAATGTGAAGCTACTGCTGCGGGAGATCTCCCAGTTTGTGGACGTCCAGAGCGACAATAATCCGAATGCTGCCCAGCTCAAGGCCCTGGCATCCAAAGTCCTTTTTGCCTTGTCGCAGAATCACTTCTCGGCGGTGTTCAATCGAATTTCGGCCAGGATCCAGGAGCTGACGTCCTGCTCTGAGGAGAATCCAGACTACAACGACATCGAATTGATTCAACACATCGACATGGATATGATCAAGCTGACAAAGCTGCTGCAAG AAACCATCACAAAGTTTCGGTCCAAGCGGGCGCCTCCTTTGATTTTGCTCTACTCATTGGAAAAGGCTATTTGGAACTGGATCGAATACCATCCTCAAGAGTTTCAGGACTTGCAACGAGGCACCAATCGAGATATATCCAC CTGCTGGGAACCCCTGATGGATTTTGTGGAGTACTTTAAAACCGAAAACAAGAAGAGCAAGACCCTTGTGTGGCCGCTGCAAATGCTACTGCTGATACTTAATCCCTCCTGCCTTGAGGCCGTCGTCAACGAACTGCAGCAGTCGGAAAAGGAGAAAGAAAAGGACAAGGAAAAGGTGGCCTCGAAGTCGGCTCAATCCACTTCCCGCGACAAGGACTTCTCAGCCAAGCAATTTATCGAGAGCATTAAGCGAGGACTGGGCCAGCACTCGCCATCCAAACAGGTCACCGAATCCTCGGCCATTGCCTGTGTAAAGCTCTGCAAGGCATCCACCTACATCAACAACACCGACTCCAACAATGTGGTCTTCAAGCTGGTGCAGTTCTTCATTAACGATCTCAAGGCACTGCTCTTCAATCCGGCCAAACCCTTTTCCCGCGGTCAAGGCTATAACTTTGCGGACATCGAGCTGATGATTGACTGCTGGGTTTCCTGTTTCCGGATAAATCCCCACAACATCGAGGCGCTGAAGGTTTGCCTAAACTTGTCGTCGCCACAGGCTTATCACTTTGTCATTGTTTGCTCCCTGCTAAG GTTGGCACACATTTATGTGGACTTTCGGCTGCAGAACAAGAATCCCTTCCGGATTGTCAACCAACCCAGATTGCCGTGGTGGCCACAGACAGATGTGGTTCATTACCGATCCGCTGAATTAAGGGCTCTGTTTACGGATACTCTTAACAAGGCCACCCAGGGATATATAGCCCACACCCCACTCCGCTATATTACCTCTCTGACGCTCAAATCAAAGGATACGCAGAAGGGTTTGACCCGGGCTGAAGAGGGTCCCGCCCACAAGATGCTATTGCTGCTGCTCGTTCGGCTGATTCATGCAGATCCCACGCTTTTGTTGAAT ACACAAGGAAAAGTAGCCCATGAAGTGCAGAGCTCCACGTTGGAGTTGATTAATGGCCTCGTAAGTTTGGTGCATCAGACCACCATGCCCGATGTGGCCCAGGAGGCTATGGAGGCGCTGCTCGCTCTGCACGCCCCGGAGAAAATAGAGATTTGGAATCCAGAGGCTCCCATCAACACGTTCTGGGACGTCAGCTCCCAGGTGCTGTTCTCCATCTCGCAAAAGCTCATCCAGCACCAAATTGCCAACTACACGGATGTCTTAAAGTGGCTGCGCGAGATCTTGATTTGCCGGAATACGTTCCTTCAGCGACACAAGGATTACGCTCATGTGGGCAGTCAGATTGCCATTTGCAAACAGGCTCACATCAAGATGGAGGTGGTTTTCTTCATGTACCTGTGGAGCGTTGATTTGGATGCGGTGCTGACATCGCTGTCCTGTTTTGGATTGCTATGCGAGGAGGCTGAGATTTGTTGCAGTTCGGATGAACTGACAGTGGGCTTCATTATGCCTAATTACCATATTTACCAGGAGCTAGCTCAATTGTCCACTT CTGCAACCGACTCTCGCATTTGTTTCTTTGACAATACCCATGGCAATGTGCTGAGCCGCCTGACGCTCCAAAAGCGCATAATGACTCTTTTGCGCAAGATCGAGCACTGTGTTCATGGTGTGCAGCCCGCTTGGGAGGAGACCTTTCGCAACTGGGAAGTGTCTAGCAAGGTTTTGCAAACGTACCCCAAATGCAAGGGCGAAGATGGCCAAGCGGAGGTCTTCCATCGTGGCATGGGCAAGCGGCGAGCAAGTCACCAGAGTTCCGAACACGACCTGGAGGAGCAGATCAATGAGTGGGCCAACATGACCTGGTTTCTATTGGCCCTGGGAGGAGTCTGTCTTCACAAACGCAGTAGCAGCCGTCAAATACTGTTGCAGCAATCGCAGAACAATGCCTCATTGGGATCACTCGCTCAAAACTCTCTCTACTCAAGCTCCACGAGTTCCGGACATGGTTCTCTGCATCCCAGCACGGTTTCGCTTTCCACGCTTCCACCAGCACCGCCACAAGATGTCAGCTACTGTCCTGTAACACA ATTTGTCGGACAACTACTGCGGCTACTTGTCTGCAGCAATGAAAAAATCGGCCTTAATATCCAGAAGAACGTGAAGGAACTGGTTGGCGAAGAGATGTCTACCCAACTGTACCCCATACTTTTTGACCAGGTTCGAGCCATTGTGGAGAAGTTCTTTGACCAGCAGGGCCAGGTCAACGTTAACGTGACCGACATCAACACGCAGTTTATCGAGCACACCATCTATATAATGAAATCAATCCTGGATCCAAAGGCCAGCAAGGATCTCAACAACGACCAACCCTCGCCATCGGAACATTTGGGAGTCACAAGCATCGAGGGCATGATGCTGGGAATAGTGCGATATGTTCGCCACCTGGATATGACAGTGTATGCCATCCGTATCAAGACAAAACTATGCCAGCTAGTGGAGGTGATGATGAAGCGACGCGATGATCTCGCCTTCCGTCAGGAGATGAAGTTCAGGAACAAGCTGGTGGAATACTTGACCGATTGGGTGATGGGCACTTCGCATCAGATTGCGCCGCCCAGCTCGGCGGATGCAGCCATTCTTACCAACACATCTCTCATCTTTCGTGACCTGGATCAAGCCTGCATGGAGGCAGTGGCAGCCCTGCTGCGCGGCCTCCCTCTCCAGCCAGAAGAATCGGATCGAGGCGATTTGATGGACGCAAAGAGCGCGCTCTTTTTGAAGTATTTCACCCTGTTTATGAACCTGCTGAACGACTGCATCGACAGTTCGGAAGCAGAAAAGGAGATGAATAACACCCCACTCCTACCTCCACGTCCTCGAATGGCAGCTGGTAAGCTAACCGCTTTGCGAAATGCGACTATCTTGGCCATGTCCAACTTGCTGGGTGCCAACATCGATTCTGGCTTGATGCACTCCATCGATCTGGGCTATAATCCCGATTTGCAAACCCGTGCCGCTTTTATGGAGGTGCTCACACAAATCCTGCAGCAAGGCACCGAATTCGACACCCTGGCTGAAACTGTCTTGGCAGATCGCTTTGAGCAACTAGTCCAGTTGGTGACAATGATCAGCGACAAGGGTGAGCTGCCCATAGCCATGGCGTTGGCTAATGTAGTGACCACCTCCCAAATGGACGAGTTGGCCAGGGTCTTGGTCACCCTGTTCGACGCCAAACATCTACTGTCTCCCCTCTTGTGGAACATGTTTTATCGCGAGGTGGAGGTCTCAGATTGCATGCAGACACTCTTCCGAGGAAATTCTCTGGGCAGCAAGATTATGGCGTTCTGCTTCAAAATCTACGGTGCCAGTTATCTGCAAATGCTGCTGGAGCCGCTGATTCGTCCGCTGCTGGATGAGGAGGAAGAGACCTGCTTTGAGGTAGATCCAGCTCGTCTGGACCCAACAGAGGACATTGAGCAGCACAGGAACAACCTGATTGCCCTAACCCAGAAGGTGTTTGATGCTATAATCAACTCGTCGGATCGTTTTCCTCCTCAATTGCGTTCCATGTGCCATTGCCTATACCAAGTGCTAAGCAAACGCTTCCCGAATCTGCTGCAAAACAACATTGGTGCAGTGGGCACGGTCATCTTCCTGCGCTTCATTAATCCGGCCATAG TTTCACCGCAAGAATTGGGGATCGTTGACAAGCAGGTGCACAGCTCGGCTAAAAGAGGTCTGATGCTAATGTCAAAGATCCTGCAGAACATTGCTAACCACGTGGAGTTCTCCAAGGAGCAGCACATGTTGTGCTTCAACGATTTCCTGCGCGATCACTTCGAAGCCGGTCGACGGTTCTTCATACAGATTGCATCCGACTGTGAGACTGTGGACCAGACTTCGCACAGTATGAGTTTTATTTCAGATGCTAACGTACTGGCCCTGCATCGCTTGCTGTGGACGCACCAAGAGAAGATCGGGGACTACCTTTCCAGCAGTCGGGATCACAAAGCGGTGGGAAGGCGGCCCTTCGACAAGATGGCTACTTTGCTTGCCTACTTAGGTCCACCGGAGCACAAGCCTGTGGACTCGCACATGATGTTTAGTTCATACGCACGCTGGAGCTCCATTGACATGTCATCGACCAACTTCGAGGAGATCATGGTCAAGCACCAGATGCACGAGAAGGAGGAGTTCAAGACCCTGAAATCGATGAACATATTTTACCAGGCAGGGACGAGCAAATCTGGCTATCCTGTCTTTTACTACATAGCGAGAAGATACAA GATTGGTGAAACGAATGGTGATCTGCTGATCTACCATGTCATACTCACGTTGAAACCCTTCTGCCACTCACCATTCGAGGTGGTCATCGATTTCACGCACACCTGTTCGGACAATCGCTTCCGCACCGAGTTCCTGCAGAAGTGGTTTTATGTCCTGCCCACGGTGGCCTACGAAAATGTCCATGCAGTGTACATATATAACTGCAACTCGTGGGTGCGCGAGTATACAAAGTTCCACGATCGCATCCTGGCACCGTTGAAGGGAAATCGAAAACTACTGTTCCTGGAGTCACCGAACAAGCTCACCGATTTCATCGACGCAGAGCAGCAGAAATTGCCGGGTGCAACTCTATCGTTGGACGAGGACCTCAAGGTGTTTAGCAACGCACTGAAACTCAGCCATAAAGACACAAAGGTGGCCATCAAAGTGGGTCCGACTGCATTGCAGATTACGTCTGCAGAAAAGACAAAAGTCCTTGCTCACTCTGTGCTCCTGAACGATGTATACTACGCCTCCGAGATTGAGGAGGTGTGCTTGGTGGACGACAACCAGTTCACCCTGTCCATAACCAACGAAAGTGGCCAGCTTAGCTTTATTCACAACGATTGCGATAACATTGTCCAGGCCATTATTCACATCCGGAATCGCTGGGAGCTCAGTCAGCCGGATTCGGTGACGGTCCACCAAAAGATCCGACCAAAGGATGTGCCGGGAACTCTGCTGAACATGGCGCTACTTAATCTGGGATCATGTGATCCCAATCTAAGGACTGCTGCCTACAATTTGCTGTGTGCTTTGACCGCCACCTTTGACCTGAAGATTGAGGGACAACTGCTCGAGACGCAAGGTCTTTGTATACCCTCCAATAACACCATATTTATCAAGTCCGTAAGCGAGAAGTTGGCCACCAACGAACCCCACCTGACTCTGGAATTCCTCGAGGAGTCCATTCAGGGCTTCCAACGCAGCACCATTGAGCTGAAACATTTGTGCTTGGAGTATATGACGCCATGGCTAAAGAATCTCGTAAAGTTTTGCAAGTCGAACGATGACTCCAAGAAGCTAAAGGTCTCTCAAATTCTGGACAAGCTCATCAACTTGACCATTGACCAGAAGGAAATGTATCCCTCAGTGCAGGCGAAGATCTGGGGGTCGATTGGTCAGATTCCCGAACTCATCGACATGGTTTTGGACAACTTTCTGCATAAGTCGATTACATATGGCTTGGGATCGCCGCAGGTGGAAATTATGGCGGACACGGCAGTGGCACTCGCTTCAGCAAACGTCCAGTTGGTATCCAAAAAGGTCATTACAAGAATGTGCCGAGTGATGGACAAATCCTGCACAAATCCCACGCAATATCTGGAGCAACACATGATGTGGGATGACATTGCCATCCTTGGTCGATACTTGCTCATGTTGTCCTTCAACAATTGTCTGGATGTGGCCACTTCGGTACCGTACCTATTCCACACCATCACGTTTTTGGTCTGTTCGGGATCCTTGTCGATGCGAGCCTCCACCCACGGCCTGGTGATCAACATCATCCACTCGCTGTGCACCTGCACAAATCCCTCCTTTTCGGAGGAGGCGCAGCGAGTACTTCGACTCTCGCTGGATGAGTTTTCGCTGCCCAAGTTCTACTTGCTCTTCGGCATCAGCAAGGTCAAGTCGGCAGCAGTGACTGCCTTCCGCTCCAGCTGCCGTCATCCCACAGATAAATGGCTGGGAAATGAGAGAGTTACCCAACCTTTGCCCGCGGATCGGGAGAGGTTGTCGCTACCTTCGCTGGAGGTCATAACGGATGCCCTACTGGAAATCATGGAGGCCTGCATGCGCGATGTTCCAGATTGTGAGTGGCTGAACACCTGGACCTCCCTGGCCCGCAGTTTCGCCTTCTGCTACAACCCAGCTCTGCAGCCAAGAGCTCTCATAGTCTACGGATGCATCAGCAAGAGTGTTACTGACCACGAGGTGAAGCAGCTGCTCCGCATCCTGGTCAAGGCCCTGGAATCGTTTAACGATCTTATATTGATCGAAGCGCTTGTCATGTGTTTGACTCGCATTCAACCGCTATTGCGTCCTGAATCTCCCATTCATCGTGCCCTCTTCTGGGTGGCCATTTCGGTGCTGCAGCTGGACGAGATTACCCTGTACGGTGCTGGACTAGCCCTGCTTGAGCAGAACCTGCACACGCTCAAGTCGCAAGGCTGCTTTGATAAGAAGGAGACCATCGCCGAGGTTATGATGAAGACAAGGGAAAAACTGGAGTGGCACTTCAAGCAACTAGATCACGCCGTGGGCCTTTCGTTCCGCAGCAATTTCCACTTTGCCCTGGTGGGGCATTTGATAAAG GGCTTCCGCCATCCCACACCCACAACTGTTTCCCGCACATCCCGAGTGCTGACCATGCTCCTGGGCATCATAGCCAAGCCGCTGCATCGGGACAAGTTTGAGGTGACTCCCGATAGTGTGGCGTACTTAACTGCGCTGGTGGCTGTCTCGGAGGAAGTTCGTTCCAGGTGTCATGTGAAGCACGCCCTGCCCCGCTGGCCCGCCGATCTTAGTGGCAGTGTGGAGAATGGCGAAGTAGCCAGCGGAGTGCAAGCC ATTGGCATGCCGCTGTCACGTCGGCAAAAAAGTTGGGACATCCTAGACCAGTCCGCTTTGCAGTTTGCTCGCCAGCACAAGGTTCCCACTCTTCAG AACGCGCGGGTTTTGTTCAAAACTCAACGCTCATTCTCGGTGCCGACAACCAAAGATCCGAACAATGCCGCCGGCATCGAAGAACGTCAG GAACGCGGCTCGCGTTCTTCGGTATCCAACGAGTCGAATGTCCTGCTCGATCCCGAGGTCCTGCCTGATTTGTCCATACAAGCCCTGGTATTGACTGTTCTGGCCACCTTGGTCAAGTACTCGTCGGATGAGGGCGAAACGCGCGTTTTATATCAGTATTTGGCCGAAGGATCAGTGGTCTTTCCCAAGGTCTTTCCAGTTAT CCATTCTTTGCTGGACCAGAAGATAAACAATATTTTGTCGGTGTCACACGATCAAGTGGTGCTCAACTCAGTCCAGAGCATTATACAAAACATGCTGGCCAGCGAGGATCCCTCACAGCAGCAGCTCCACTTCCTTCAAAGTTGTGGCTTTGGCGGACTATGGCGATTTGCTGGACCCTTCACCAAG TACAACATGATGGGTGAATCCTCGGAGCTGTTTGTCAACTGTTTGGAGGCCATGGTAGAGACCTGCTTGCCAGGCGATGAGTCCGCCCCGGTGCCACCCTCTCCGCGTCCCTACAACCTGAGCTCCAGCCTGAGCAGCCTGACCTTGGGCTCCCCCACGGACAAAG CATTCTCATCGGAATCATTAGATTTTTATGACAATTGCCCAGGCAGCGTCAGCAGCCTGCGACGCGCCTCACACAGCAAATCACGCGCCAAACATCGAATTAACGACAGTCCATCACATTGA